The following are encoded together in the Falsiruegeria litorea R37 genome:
- a CDS encoding acyl-CoA dehydrogenase family protein — protein sequence MDFALTEEQTAIFDMAYQFGQEHIAPFARQWEAEGTIPKELWPQVGELGFGGLYVSEEVGGSGLTRLDATLVFEALSMACPSVAAFLSIHNMCAKMLDSFGDDALKERIMPDVLSLNTVLSYCLTEPGSGSDAAALKTRAERTNEGYTLNGTKAFISGGGYSDAYVCMVRTGEDGPKGVSTVYVEDGTEGLSFGGLEDKMGWKSQPTAQVQFDDCKVPAGNLVGTEGDGFKYAMMGLDGGRLNIASCSLGAAQTAMNLTLQYMSERQAFGKSIDQFQGLQFRLADMEIELQAARVFLRQAAWKLDQGAPDASKHCAMAKKFVTEAGSKIVDQCLQLHGGYGYLADYGIEKLVRDLRVHQILEGTNEIMRVITARHLLANR from the coding sequence ATGGATTTCGCGCTTACCGAAGAGCAGACCGCCATTTTTGATATGGCCTATCAGTTCGGACAAGAGCACATCGCACCTTTTGCCCGCCAGTGGGAGGCCGAGGGCACCATCCCGAAAGAGCTGTGGCCCCAAGTGGGCGAGTTGGGCTTCGGCGGGCTTTATGTCTCGGAAGAGGTCGGCGGTTCGGGCCTCACCCGGCTGGATGCGACGCTGGTGTTCGAGGCGCTCAGCATGGCCTGCCCCTCGGTCGCGGCCTTCCTGTCGATCCACAACATGTGCGCCAAGATGCTCGACAGCTTTGGCGATGACGCGCTGAAAGAGCGGATCATGCCGGATGTGCTGAGCCTGAACACGGTGCTCAGCTATTGCCTGACCGAACCCGGATCAGGCTCAGACGCCGCCGCGCTGAAGACCCGCGCGGAACGCACGAACGAGGGCTATACGCTCAACGGGACCAAGGCATTCATCTCGGGTGGTGGCTATTCCGACGCCTATGTCTGCATGGTGCGCACGGGTGAGGATGGGCCAAAGGGCGTTTCGACCGTCTATGTCGAGGATGGCACCGAGGGCCTGAGCTTTGGTGGGCTCGAGGACAAGATGGGCTGGAAAAGCCAGCCAACCGCGCAGGTGCAGTTTGACGATTGCAAGGTGCCTGCGGGCAACCTGGTCGGAACCGAAGGCGACGGCTTCAAATACGCCATGATGGGTCTGGATGGGGGGCGTTTGAACATCGCCTCTTGCTCTCTGGGCGCGGCGCAAACGGCCATGAACCTGACGCTGCAATACATGTCCGAGCGGCAGGCATTCGGCAAATCCATCGACCAGTTCCAGGGCCTGCAATTCCGCCTGGCCGATATGGAAATCGAGCTGCAAGCCGCCCGCGTGTTCCTGCGCCAAGCGGCGTGGAAGCTGGATCAGGGCGCGCCGGATGCGTCGAAACACTGCGCCATGGCCAAGAAGTTCGTGACCGAAGCCGGATCGAAGATCGTAGACCAATGCCTGCAGCTGCACGGCGGATATGGCTATCTGGCCGACTACGGGATCGAAAAGCTGGTGCGTGATCTGCGGGTGCATCAGATCCTGGAAGGCACCAACGAGATCATGCGCGTGATCACCGCCCGCCACCTGCTGGCCAATAGATGA
- the mmsB gene encoding 3-hydroxyisobutyrate dehydrogenase encodes MKIGFIGLGNMGGPMAANLAKAGHDVTGFDMADVAIDGVSMADSAAAAAAGADVVITMLPNGQILRAVAADVIPAMAAGAALVDCSTVDVDSARAVDADAAAAGLLFVDAPVSGGIGGAAGGTLTFMAGGSADAFAKAEPLFDVMGQKAVHCGDAGAGQAAKICNNMILGVTMIATCEAFALADKLGLDRQKMFDVVSTSSGYSWTMNAYCPAPGVGPQSPADNDYTPGFAADLMLKDLRLSQQAAESADADTPMGQLAQALYAQFVEGEDGAGKDFSAMLPRFEKRGRE; translated from the coding sequence ATGAAGATCGGGTTCATTGGACTTGGAAACATGGGTGGCCCCATGGCCGCCAACCTGGCCAAGGCAGGCCACGACGTCACCGGCTTTGACATGGCAGATGTCGCGATCGACGGTGTGAGCATGGCCGACAGCGCCGCTGCAGCAGCGGCAGGCGCGGATGTTGTGATCACCATGTTGCCCAATGGTCAGATCCTGCGCGCGGTGGCCGCAGATGTGATCCCGGCTATGGCAGCAGGTGCGGCCCTGGTCGATTGCTCGACCGTTGACGTCGACAGCGCCCGTGCGGTTGATGCCGATGCGGCGGCGGCTGGCCTTCTGTTTGTCGATGCGCCGGTTTCGGGCGGCATTGGCGGGGCTGCTGGCGGCACGCTCACCTTCATGGCGGGCGGCAGTGCGGATGCTTTTGCCAAGGCCGAGCCTCTGTTCGATGTCATGGGCCAAAAGGCCGTGCATTGCGGTGATGCAGGGGCCGGTCAGGCGGCCAAGATCTGCAACAACATGATCCTGGGCGTCACCATGATCGCCACGTGTGAGGCCTTTGCTCTGGCGGACAAGTTGGGCCTTGATCGGCAAAAGATGTTCGATGTGGTGTCGACCTCGTCTGGCTACAGCTGGACGATGAACGCCTATTGCCCGGCGCCTGGCGTTGGCCCGCAAAGCCCCGCCGACAACGATTATACCCCCGGGTTTGCCGCCGACCTGATGCTCAAGGACCTGCGCCTGTCGCAGCAAGCGGCCGAAAGCGCCGATGCGGACACGCCGATGGGTCAACTGGCACAGGCGCTTTATGCGCAGTTTGTCGAAGGCGAGGACGGCGCAGGCAAAGACTTCAGCGCCATGCTGCCCCGGTTCGAAAAGCGCGGGCGCGAATAA
- a CDS encoding MmgE/PrpD family protein, with protein sequence MPTFDRFAADLTYADLPAPVLQVLRRSFLDTMGVAAVGSTTPLASIARKGATALFGVSDAGPARMMMDGTPVSPAGAAMAGAFTIDSIDAHDGTSPCKGHAGSAIFPALMAVADAQVQPATGADFATLLAIAYEVSYRAGLAQHATCADYHTSGAWTAVGVAAAVARQLGAGAEIIRHAAGIGEYHGPRSQMMRCIDHPTMVRDGVGWGAPSGVTAAYLATMGFTGAPALTCEGDDAAAFWSDLGDRWQLVEDTHYKPYPCCRWAHPALDAAAELMSAHNLIHNQVAEVEIRTFHNATRLAGHEPATPDEFAYSIAFPVATQIVRGQVGVPELAPETLTDPDILRLSRATTLIDDPHFTKISVGKRWAQVTLVLQDGTRLTSEPRTPRGDTDLPLSDREISDKFHLFADPVLGRTRADEIEDLSTRFDSLSAQEVSRLLDLCLNAPG encoded by the coding sequence ATGCCCACATTCGACCGTTTCGCCGCTGACCTGACCTACGCCGACCTACCCGCGCCGGTCCTGCAGGTCCTGCGCCGCAGCTTTCTGGACACAATGGGCGTCGCGGCTGTCGGGTCGACCACGCCGCTGGCGTCCATCGCCCGAAAGGGCGCCACCGCGCTGTTTGGCGTGTCTGACGCAGGTCCGGCGCGCATGATGATGGACGGCACGCCCGTCAGCCCCGCAGGGGCGGCCATGGCCGGGGCCTTCACCATCGACAGCATCGACGCGCACGACGGCACATCCCCCTGCAAAGGTCATGCCGGATCGGCGATCTTTCCTGCCCTCATGGCTGTCGCAGACGCGCAGGTACAGCCCGCCACAGGGGCAGATTTCGCCACCCTGCTCGCCATCGCGTACGAGGTCAGCTATCGCGCGGGCCTTGCGCAGCATGCCACCTGCGCCGACTACCACACATCCGGAGCTTGGACTGCTGTTGGTGTCGCTGCCGCCGTGGCACGGCAATTGGGTGCCGGGGCAGAAATCATCCGACACGCCGCCGGGATCGGGGAGTACCACGGGCCCCGCAGCCAGATGATGCGCTGCATCGATCACCCCACCATGGTGCGCGACGGTGTGGGTTGGGGCGCGCCATCGGGCGTAACGGCGGCCTATCTCGCCACCATGGGCTTCACCGGCGCCCCTGCCCTGACCTGCGAAGGCGACGATGCCGCCGCATTCTGGTCCGATCTGGGGGACAGATGGCAGTTGGTCGAGGACACCCATTACAAGCCCTACCCCTGTTGCCGATGGGCCCACCCGGCGCTGGATGCCGCCGCCGAGCTGATGTCCGCGCACAACCTGATCCACAACCAAGTGGCCGAGGTCGAAATCCGCACCTTCCACAATGCCACCCGTCTGGCGGGTCATGAACCGGCCACACCGGATGAGTTCGCCTATTCCATCGCTTTCCCGGTCGCGACGCAGATCGTGCGCGGTCAGGTCGGCGTGCCGGAACTGGCCCCGGAAACCCTGACCGACCCCGATATTCTGCGCCTGAGTCGGGCAACAACCCTGATCGACGATCCGCATTTCACCAAGATCAGCGTCGGCAAACGGTGGGCGCAGGTGACGCTGGTGCTGCAGGATGGCACCCGGCTGACGTCCGAGCCGCGCACGCCGCGTGGTGACACCGACCTGCCGCTGAGTGACCGGGAAATCTCGGACAAGTTCCACCTGTTTGCCGATCCTGTTTTGGGTCGGACACGCGCAGATGAGATCGAAGATCTGAGCACACGGTTTGACAGCCTTTCGGCGCAAGAGGTCTCGCGCCTTTTGGACCTGTGTCTAAACGCCCCCGGTTAA
- a CDS encoding helix-turn-helix domain-containing protein: MADFGPALKEWRTTRRMSQMDLALSAGVSARHLSFLETGRARPSRGMVLRLCDELSVPNAGRNQLLTAAGMAPAYASRSPDAEDLKPLKEAVAWMLDNHAPYPAMALNRHWQLEEMNGPAAMMLSASGLQLGDSLIEALVSNEALRGALDNLEEVERHTLARLRTELTHFGRDPVIERAVEALQARVSRDDAVLPAVIPARYRMGDQLLSFFSTIAQFGTTGDLAMSELKVELMFPADDATRLALTGGV; encoded by the coding sequence ATGGCTGATTTTGGTCCTGCGTTAAAAGAATGGCGGACAACGCGTCGGATGAGCCAGATGGATCTGGCCCTGTCGGCAGGTGTGTCGGCAAGGCATCTGTCGTTTCTGGAAACCGGACGCGCGCGACCCAGCCGGGGTATGGTGCTGCGGCTGTGCGATGAGTTGAGCGTGCCCAATGCGGGCCGCAACCAATTGCTGACTGCGGCGGGCATGGCCCCGGCCTATGCCTCGCGCTCCCCCGACGCCGAGGATTTGAAACCACTGAAAGAGGCGGTGGCCTGGATGCTGGACAATCACGCGCCATACCCCGCGATGGCGTTGAACCGGCATTGGCAGTTGGAGGAGATGAATGGCCCGGCGGCGATGATGTTGAGCGCGTCGGGTTTGCAGCTTGGGGACAGCCTGATCGAGGCTTTGGTGAGCAATGAAGCTTTGCGCGGCGCGTTGGACAACCTGGAAGAGGTTGAGCGGCACACATTGGCACGGCTCAGGACGGAACTTACGCATTTTGGTCGCGATCCGGTGATCGAACGGGCGGTCGAAGCATTGCAGGCGCGAGTGTCCAGGGATGACGCGGTTCTGCCAGCGGTCATACCGGCGCGCTATCGGATGGGCGATCAGCTGTTGTCGTTCTTTTCGACCATCGCACAGTTCGGCACAACCGGTGATCTGGCGATGTCCGAGCTGAAGGTAGAGTTGATGTTCCCCGCCGATGACGCGACGCGTTTGGCGTTAACCGGGGGCGTTTAG
- a CDS encoding excinuclease ABC subunit A gives MTDTKTVLTTTQWLKSAAVVCIAIGLAMAMAPFTFLAPALSFFVDLAHLPLDGAQQIDTDTEALLSAISGGLLCGLGAAVWLIADHLYARDPTLARRMITLTLLAWFIPDSLGSLAAGAWFNVVMNSGFLALFLVPILMSRTSQEAAA, from the coding sequence ATGACCGACACCAAAACCGTCCTCACTACGACCCAGTGGCTCAAATCCGCAGCCGTGGTCTGCATCGCGATCGGATTGGCCATGGCGATGGCCCCTTTCACCTTTCTTGCCCCCGCTCTGAGCTTCTTTGTGGACCTGGCCCATCTGCCGCTCGACGGTGCGCAACAGATCGACACCGATACCGAGGCCCTGCTGAGCGCCATCAGTGGTGGGTTGCTGTGTGGATTGGGTGCCGCCGTCTGGCTGATCGCCGATCACCTCTATGCGCGCGATCCCACCTTGGCGCGGCGCATGATCACTCTCACTCTGCTGGCGTGGTTCATTCCCGACAGCCTGGGCTCACTCGCGGCCGGGGCCTGGTTCAACGTGGTGATGAATTCGGGTTTTCTGGCGCTTTTCCTTGTGCCGATCCTGATGTCACGCACAAGCCAAGAGGCGGCCGCTTGA
- the uvrA gene encoding excinuclease ABC subunit UvrA: MAELKNIEVRGAREHNLKGIDVDIPRDQLVVITGLSGSGKSSLAFDTIYAEGQRRYVESLSAYARQFLDMMEKPDVDHISGLSPAISIEQKTTSKNPRSTVGTVTEIYDYMRLLFARAGTPYSPATGQPIEAQQVQDMVDRIMTMEDGTRGYLLAPIVRDRKGEYKKEFLELRKQGFQRVKVDGEFYELDEPPTLDKKFRHDIDVVVDRLVVREGMETRLADSLRTALDLADGIAILETAPREGDPERITFSENFACPVSGFTIPEIEPRLFSFNAPFGACPSCDGLGVELFFDERLVVPDQTLKVYDGALAPWRKGKSPYFLQTIEAIAKHFEFDKNTPWKDLPKKVQQVFLYGSGEEEIEFRYDEGGRVYQVTRVFEGVIPNMERRYRETDSNWIREEFERYQNNRPCGTCEGYRLRPEALAVKIAGLHVGQVVQMSIREALAWVESAPGHMSQQKNEIARAILKEIRERLGFLNNVGLEYLTLSRSSGTLSGGESQRIRLASQIGSGLTGVLYVLDEPSIGLHQRDNDRLLGTLKNLRDQGNTVIVVEHDEEAIREADYVFDIGPGAGVHGGQVVSHGTPADITNDAASITGQYLSGVREISVPVERRAGNGKTLTVVKATGNNLKKVTADFPLGKFVCVTGVSGGGKSTLTIETLFKTASMRLNGARQTPAPCETIKGLEHLDKVIDIDQRPIGRTPRSNPATYTGAFTPIRDWFAGLPEAKARGYKPGRFSFNVKGGRCEACQGDGVIKIEMHFLPDVYVTCETCKGARYNRETLEIKFKGKSIADVLDMTVEDAQDFFKAVPSIRDKMDALARVGLGYIKVGQQATTLSGGEAQRVKLSKELSKRSTGRTLYILDEPTTGLHFEDVRKLLEVLHKLVDQGNTVVVIEHNLDVVKTADHIIDIGPEGGDGGGRIVAQGTPEEVADCEGSHTGHYLKPMLNPERVAAE, from the coding sequence CCATCTCTATCGAACAGAAGACAACGTCGAAAAACCCCCGCTCGACCGTCGGCACCGTGACCGAAATCTACGACTATATGCGCTTGCTTTTTGCGCGGGCAGGCACACCCTACAGTCCTGCCACCGGCCAGCCGATTGAGGCACAGCAAGTGCAGGACATGGTTGACCGGATCATGACGATGGAAGACGGGACGCGCGGTTATCTGCTGGCCCCCATCGTGCGTGACCGCAAGGGGGAGTACAAAAAGGAATTTCTGGAACTGCGCAAACAGGGGTTTCAGCGGGTGAAGGTCGATGGTGAGTTCTACGAACTGGACGAGCCGCCCACACTGGACAAGAAATTCCGTCATGACATCGACGTTGTGGTCGACCGTCTGGTGGTGCGAGAGGGGATGGAAACCCGGTTGGCCGACAGCCTGCGCACCGCGCTTGATCTGGCCGATGGTATCGCAATTCTGGAAACCGCGCCGCGTGAAGGTGACCCGGAGCGCATCACGTTCTCCGAGAATTTTGCCTGTCCTGTCAGTGGGTTCACGATCCCCGAGATCGAACCACGTCTGTTCTCGTTCAACGCACCCTTCGGGGCATGCCCCAGTTGTGATGGCCTAGGCGTTGAGCTGTTCTTTGACGAGCGTCTTGTGGTGCCGGACCAGACGCTAAAGGTTTATGATGGTGCGCTGGCGCCGTGGCGTAAAGGCAAGTCTCCCTACTTCTTGCAGACCATCGAAGCCATCGCCAAACACTTCGAATTCGACAAGAACACCCCGTGGAAAGACCTGCCCAAGAAGGTGCAGCAGGTGTTTTTGTACGGTTCGGGCGAAGAAGAAATCGAGTTCCGTTATGACGAGGGGGGCCGCGTCTATCAAGTCACCCGCGTGTTCGAAGGCGTCATTCCCAACATGGAGCGCCGCTATCGCGAGACGGATTCGAACTGGATTCGCGAAGAGTTCGAACGCTACCAGAACAACCGTCCCTGCGGCACCTGCGAAGGGTACCGCCTGCGGCCCGAGGCACTTGCGGTCAAGATCGCGGGCCTGCATGTGGGGCAGGTGGTGCAGATGTCGATCCGCGAGGCGTTGGCTTGGGTTGAAAGCGCACCCGGGCACATGAGCCAGCAGAAAAATGAGATTGCCCGCGCCATCCTGAAAGAGATCCGCGAGCGTCTTGGGTTCCTGAATAACGTGGGATTGGAATACCTTACGCTGTCACGTTCAAGTGGCACACTGTCGGGGGGCGAAAGCCAGCGGATCCGTCTGGCCAGCCAGATCGGCTCGGGGCTGACCGGAGTTCTTTACGTGCTCGACGAGCCGTCCATCGGCTTGCATCAGCGCGACAATGACCGGCTTCTGGGGACGCTCAAGAACCTGCGCGATCAGGGCAACACGGTGATCGTGGTCGAACATGATGAAGAGGCCATTCGCGAGGCCGATTATGTGTTCGATATTGGTCCGGGAGCCGGTGTGCATGGTGGACAGGTGGTCAGCCACGGGACGCCTGCGGACATCACAAATGATGCAGCCTCGATCACCGGGCAATATTTGTCCGGTGTGCGCGAAATTTCGGTCCCCGTAGAGCGGCGCGCAGGGAACGGCAAGACGCTCACGGTGGTCAAGGCGACCGGCAACAACCTGAAAAAGGTCACGGCCGACTTCCCGCTTGGCAAGTTTGTCTGCGTGACCGGCGTGTCGGGTGGGGGCAAGTCCACCCTGACGATCGAGACGCTGTTCAAGACCGCGTCCATGCGCCTGAACGGCGCGCGGCAGACGCCCGCACCGTGCGAGACAATCAAGGGTCTGGAGCATCTGGACAAGGTCATCGACATCGATCAGCGTCCGATCGGGCGAACGCCCCGTTCAAATCCAGCGACTTACACCGGGGCCTTCACGCCGATCCGCGACTGGTTTGCCGGTCTGCCCGAAGCAAAGGCGCGTGGTTACAAACCCGGTCGCTTCAGCTTCAACGTCAAGGGCGGCCGATGCGAGGCCTGTCAGGGCGATGGTGTGATCAAGATCGAAATGCACTTTCTGCCGGATGTCTACGTCACGTGTGAGACCTGCAAGGGCGCGCGCTACAACCGTGAAACGCTTGAGATCAAGTTCAAAGGCAAGTCCATTGCCGACGTGTTGGATATGACAGTCGAAGACGCGCAAGACTTCTTCAAGGCGGTGCCGAGCATCCGCGACAAGATGGATGCATTGGCCCGTGTCGGGCTTGGCTATATCAAGGTGGGTCAGCAGGCGACCACGCTGTCAGGGGGCGAGGCGCAGCGGGTGAAACTGTCCAAGGAACTGTCCAAGCGCTCGACCGGCCGGACGCTTTATATCCTGGATGAGCCAACAACCGGTCTGCATTTCGAAGACGTCCGCAAGCTGTTGGAAGTGCTGCATAAATTGGTCGATCAGGGCAATACCGTGGTTGTGATCGAACATAACCTTGATGTGGTGAAAACCGCCGACCACATCATCGATATCGGTCCCGAGGGGGGTGATGGCGGTGGCCGGATCGTGGCCCAGGGCACGCCCGAGGAGGTTGCTGATTGTGAGGGCAGCCATACAGGGCATTACCTGAAACCGATGCTGAACCCGGAACGGGTCGCGGCGGAATGA